The following coding sequences lie in one Eubacterium ventriosum genomic window:
- the gdhA gene encoding NADP-specific glutamate dehydrogenase — protein MSYVDEVLAKVKEKNANEPEFLQAVEEVLNSLRPVIDANEDKYRREALLERICEPERQFKFRVPWVDDKGQVQVNTGYRVQFNSAIGPYKGGLRLHPSVNIGIIKFLGFEQIFKNSLTGLPIGGGKGGSDFDPKGKSDREVMAFCQSFMTELCKYIGADTDVPAGDIGTGAREIGYMFGQYKRIRGLYEGVLTGKGLTYGGSLARTEATGYGLLYLTQELMKDHGESMEGKTVVVSGAGNVAIYAIQKAHQMGAKVVTCSDSTGWIYDPEGIDVDLLKEVKEVKRARLTEYAAARPSAEYHEGRGVWQIKCDIALPCATQNELLIDDAKQLVANGCKAVCEGANMPTTIDATEYLQENGVWFVGGKAANAGGVATSALEMSQNSERLSWTFEEVDAKLQTIMVNIYRNISDAAKRYGFEGNYVVGANIAGFEKVAEAMEAQGVC, from the coding sequence ATGTCATATGTAGACGAAGTATTAGCAAAAGTAAAAGAAAAGAATGCTAATGAACCAGAATTTTTACAGGCAGTTGAAGAAGTATTAAATTCACTTAGACCTGTAATCGATGCAAACGAGGACAAGTATAGAAGAGAAGCTTTACTTGAAAGAATCTGCGAACCTGAAAGACAGTTCAAGTTCAGAGTTCCTTGGGTAGATGATAAGGGACAGGTACAGGTTAACACAGGTTATAGAGTACAGTTTAACTCAGCTATCGGACCATACAAGGGTGGTTTAAGACTTCACCCATCAGTAAATATTGGTATTATTAAATTCTTAGGTTTTGAACAGATCTTCAAGAACTCACTTACAGGCCTTCCAATCGGTGGTGGTAAAGGTGGTTCTGATTTCGATCCTAAGGGTAAATCAGATAGAGAAGTTATGGCTTTCTGCCAGAGCTTTATGACAGAACTTTGTAAATATATCGGTGCTGACACTGACGTACCAGCCGGTGACATCGGAACAGGCGCTAGAGAAATCGGATATATGTTTGGACAGTATAAGAGAATCCGTGGATTATATGAAGGTGTTCTTACAGGTAAGGGACTTACATACGGTGGTTCTTTAGCTAGAACAGAAGCTACAGGTTACGGATTACTTTACTTAACACAGGAATTAATGAAAGACCATGGCGAAAGCATGGAAGGCAAGACAGTAGTTGTTTCAGGTGCCGGTAACGTTGCTATCTACGCTATTCAGAAAGCTCATCAGATGGGTGCTAAGGTTGTTACATGTTCAGATTCAACAGGTTGGATTTATGATCCTGAAGGAATCGATGTTGACCTTCTTAAAGAAGTTAAGGAAGTTAAGAGAGCTAGACTTACAGAATATGCTGCTGCAAGACCTTCAGCTGAATATCATGAAGGACGTGGAGTATGGCAGATTAAATGTGATATCGCTCTTCCATGTGCTACACAGAACGAATTACTTATCGATGATGCTAAGCAGTTAGTAGCTAACGGATGTAAAGCTGTTTGTGAAGGTGCTAACATGCCTACAACAATTGATGCAACAGAATACTTACAGGAAAACGGCGTATGGTTCGTTGGTGGTAAGGCTGCTAACGCAGGTGGTGTTGCTACATCAGCTCTTGAAATGTCACAGAACAGCGAAAGACTTTCATGGACATTCGAAGAAGTTGACGCTAAATTACAGACAATCATGGTTAACATTTACCGTAACATCAGCGATGCTGCTAAGAGATACGGATTTGAAGGTAACTACGTAGTAGGTGCTAACATTGCCGGATTTGAAAAAGTAGCAGAAGCTATGGAAGCTCAGGGTGTTTGCTAA
- a CDS encoding sodium/proline symporter — translation MTTSEIGILIAIIVYMVGVVGIGVYFAKKNSTTNDFYLGGRKLGPLVTAMSAEASDMSSWLLMGLPGVAYVTGVCDAFWTAAGLAVGTYVNWLIVAKRLRTYSDVCSAITIPDFFANRYRDPKMLKCVSAIIIIIFFVPYTASGFAACGKLFNSLFGVDYLTAMIISAIVIVAYTTLGGFLAASTSDFIQSIIMSIALVIVLSYGIISVGGFDGVVAHVGDLKGFLSITSTHDGATNTATPYSVLSIASTLAWGLGYFGMPHILLRFMAIEDTKKLKLSRRVASVWVVISMSVAVSIGIIGYAMSAEGVIPNLKDSETIIVQIAHVLSTHGIIFAIIAGVILAGILASTMSTSDSQLLAASSSVSENLLEGVLNLNLSAGVKIVVARGSVIIISIIAMFLASNPNSSVFQIVSFAWAGFGATFGPVMLFALFWKRSNKYGAISGMVAGGIMVFVWKFLVRPMGGVLGIYELLPAFIVASIFIVIVSLLTPAPEKEIVDEFESIKNY, via the coding sequence ATGACTACATCAGAAATTGGAATTTTAATTGCCATCATTGTTTATATGGTTGGCGTTGTTGGTATTGGTGTATATTTTGCCAAAAAAAACAGTACCACAAATGATTTTTACCTTGGTGGACGAAAGCTTGGTCCTCTTGTTACTGCTATGAGTGCTGAAGCATCAGATATGAGTAGCTGGTTATTAATGGGACTTCCGGGTGTTGCTTATGTTACAGGTGTTTGTGATGCATTCTGGACAGCTGCCGGACTTGCTGTTGGAACATACGTTAACTGGCTTATTGTTGCCAAAAGACTTAGAACTTACAGTGACGTTTGCAGTGCAATCACTATACCTGACTTTTTTGCTAACAGATATAGAGATCCTAAAATGTTAAAGTGTGTATCTGCTATAATTATTATTATTTTCTTTGTGCCATATACAGCCTCAGGATTTGCTGCATGTGGTAAACTTTTTAATTCTTTATTTGGAGTTGATTATTTAACAGCAATGATTATTAGTGCAATTGTTATTGTTGCATATACTACTCTTGGTGGTTTCCTTGCCGCAAGTACTTCTGACTTTATTCAGAGTATTATTATGTCAATTGCCTTAGTTATAGTTTTAAGTTATGGAATTATTTCCGTTGGTGGATTTGACGGAGTCGTAGCTCACGTTGGCGACCTTAAGGGATTCCTTTCAATAACTTCAACACATGATGGTGCAACTAATACAGCAACGCCTTACAGTGTTCTTTCAATTGCCTCAACACTTGCTTGGGGACTTGGATACTTCGGCATGCCACATATTCTTTTAAGATTTATGGCTATTGAAGACACAAAGAAATTAAAACTTTCAAGACGTGTTGCCAGTGTTTGGGTTGTTATTTCAATGTCTGTTGCAGTTTCAATTGGTATAATCGGTTATGCAATGTCAGCAGAAGGAGTTATTCCTAACCTAAAGGATTCTGAAACAATCATCGTTCAGATAGCCCACGTATTAAGTACACACGGCATTATTTTTGCCATAATTGCAGGTGTTATCCTTGCAGGTATACTTGCCTCAACAATGTCAACTTCAGATTCACAGCTTCTTGCTGCATCTTCAAGTGTTTCAGAAAACTTACTTGAAGGCGTGTTAAATTTAAACCTTTCAGCAGGAGTAAAAATCGTAGTTGCCAGAGGTTCAGTAATTATCATTTCAATAATTGCTATGTTTCTTGCTAGTAATCCTAACAGCTCAGTATTCCAGATAGTATCATTTGCCTGGGCAGGCTTCGGTGCCACATTCGGCCCTGTAATGCTCTTTGCATTATTCTGGAAGCGCTCAAACAAATACGGTGCAATCAGCGGAATGGTAGCCGGTGGAATCATGGTATTCGTATGGAAATTCTTAGTTCGTCCAATGGGTGGCGTACTTGGAATCTATGAACTTTTACCTGCATTCATTGTAGCTTCAATCTTCATCGTAATAGTAAGCTTACTTACACCTGCACCTGAAAAAGAAATCGTAGACGAATTTGAATCAATAAAAAATTATTAA
- a CDS encoding aminopeptidase gives MERKNAWNTYGKREISELEELNSNYIDFLSDCKTERECVKETVRQAREKGYKSLEEVIEKGQPLKQGDKVYAVCMNKTVALFNIGKIPMEQGMNILGAHIDSPRMDIKQNPLYESNNMAYLDTHYYGGIKKYQWVTLPLAIHGVVVKKDGTKVEVNIGEKDTDPVFCVTDLLIHLAGQQMEKNAAKVIEGENLDILVGSIPLEDKEKDAVKEGIIGILKNTYEMEEEDFMSAELEVVPAGRAREMGFDRSMIMAYGQDDKVCAYTSLAAMLEMDKLDKTACCLLVDKEEIGSVGATGMQSKFFENTVAELLNLNGDYNELKLKRCLAHSRMLSSDVNAAFDPLYSDVFKNNSSSFLGSGVVFNKFTGSRGKSGSNDANAEYLAVLRNIMDNHNVHFQMSELGKVDAGGGGTIAYIMSLYGMEVIDCGVAVLNMHAPWEVTSKADIYETYKCYKAFLKNA, from the coding sequence ATGGAAAGAAAGAATGCATGGAATACTTATGGTAAGAGAGAAATAAGTGAGTTGGAAGAATTAAATTCTAACTATATTGATTTCCTGTCAGACTGTAAAACAGAAAGAGAATGTGTTAAGGAAACTGTAAGACAGGCAAGGGAGAAAGGCTACAAGTCTTTAGAAGAAGTAATTGAAAAGGGCCAGCCTTTAAAACAGGGGGACAAAGTTTATGCTGTTTGTATGAATAAGACAGTAGCACTTTTTAACATTGGAAAGATTCCAATGGAACAGGGAATGAATATTTTGGGAGCACATATTGATTCACCTAGAATGGACATTAAGCAGAATCCACTATATGAAAGCAACAATATGGCATACCTTGATACACATTACTATGGCGGAATTAAGAAGTATCAGTGGGTTACACTTCCACTTGCAATTCATGGCGTTGTAGTTAAGAAAGACGGAACAAAGGTTGAAGTTAACATTGGTGAAAAAGATACCGACCCTGTATTTTGTGTAACCGACCTTTTAATTCATCTTGCAGGACAGCAGATGGAAAAGAATGCAGCTAAAGTTATTGAAGGCGAAAACCTTGATATTCTTGTTGGAAGCATTCCACTTGAAGACAAAGAAAAAGATGCTGTAAAAGAAGGAATTATAGGTATTTTAAAAAACACCTATGAAATGGAAGAAGAAGATTTTATGTCAGCAGAATTAGAAGTGGTTCCGGCAGGAAGAGCAAGAGAAATGGGATTTGACAGAAGCATGATTATGGCATATGGTCAGGATGACAAAGTATGTGCATATACATCATTGGCTGCAATGCTTGAAATGGATAAACTTGACAAGACTGCATGTTGTTTATTAGTAGACAAAGAAGAAATCGGTAGCGTAGGTGCTACAGGTATGCAGTCAAAATTCTTTGAAAATACAGTTGCAGAATTATTAAACCTTAATGGCGATTATAACGAACTTAAACTTAAGAGATGTTTAGCACATTCAAGAATGTTATCATCAGATGTTAACGCAGCTTTTGATCCATTATATTCTGATGTGTTCAAAAATAATAGCTCATCATTCCTAGGTTCAGGCGTTGTATTTAACAAGTTTACAGGTTCAAGAGGAAAGTCAGGTTCAAATGATGCTAATGCTGAATATCTTGCAGTATTAAGAAATATAATGGATAATCATAACGTACATTTTCAAATGTCAGAGCTTGGAAAAGTTGACGCAGGTGGTGGCGGAACAATCGCTTATATTATGTCACTTTATGGCATGGAAGTAATTGATTGTGGCGTTGCAGTATTAAACATGCACGCACCTTGGGAAGTAACAAGCAAGGCTGATATTTATGAAACATACAAGTGCTATAAAGCTTTCCTAAAGAATGCATAA
- the spoVAE gene encoding stage V sporulation protein AE — MIFLKAFIVGGIICALVQIVIDKTKVTPARIMVSLVCIGVVLGAIGIYEPLTKWAGCGATVPLLGFGNNLWKGMKEAIDESGFLGLFKGGFTASAVGISGALIFGYLSALIFKSKMK; from the coding sequence ATGATTTTTTTAAAAGCGTTTATTGTTGGGGGAATAATCTGTGCTCTTGTTCAAATTGTAATAGACAAGACCAAGGTAACGCCTGCAAGAATTATGGTAAGTCTTGTTTGCATTGGGGTTGTTCTTGGTGCGATTGGAATTTATGAGCCTTTGACTAAGTGGGCAGGTTGTGGCGCAACAGTGCCTTTACTTGGCTTTGGCAACAATCTTTGGAAGGGAATGAAAGAAGCCATAGATGAGTCAGGTTTTTTGGGATTGTTTAAAGGTGGTTTTACGGCAAGTGCCGTGGGAATTTCAGGAGCTTTAATATTCGGATATTTGTCTGCACTAATTTTTAAATCAAAAATGAAATAG
- a CDS encoding xanthine phosphoribosyltransferase, whose product MNFLEERIQKDGIVKEGNVLKVDSFLNHQMDISLFEKMGEEFKRRFANAPINKILTIEASGIGIACIVAKYFDAPVVFAKKSKSINIDGEMYVAEVESFTHKCKNQVIVSKKFLGPDDHVLIIDDFLANGCALQGLISIVSNAGGTVEGIGIAIEKGFQSGGRTIRNLGYHLESLAIVDSMDAENGTITFREQ is encoded by the coding sequence ATGAATTTTTTAGAAGAACGTATTCAAAAAGATGGTATCGTTAAAGAAGGAAATGTTTTAAAAGTAGACAGCTTTTTAAACCACCAGATGGACATTTCACTTTTCGAAAAAATGGGCGAAGAATTTAAGCGTCGTTTCGCTAATGCCCCAATCAACAAAATTCTTACAATAGAAGCATCAGGTATCGGCATTGCCTGCATCGTTGCAAAATACTTCGATGCACCAGTTGTTTTTGCAAAGAAATCAAAAAGTATAAACATTGATGGTGAAATGTATGTTGCTGAAGTTGAATCATTTACGCATAAATGCAAAAACCAGGTAATCGTATCAAAGAAATTTTTAGGTCCTGATGACCACGTTCTTATTATAGACGATTTTCTTGCTAACGGTTGTGCTCTTCAGGGATTAATCTCCATCGTATCAAATGCAGGCGGTACTGTAGAAGGAATCGGCATTGCAATTGAAAAAGGATTTCAGTCAGGCGGACGTACAATCCGTAACCTTGGATATCACTTGGAATCACTTGCTATCGTTGATAGCATGGATGCAGAAAACGGAACAATCACATTCCGTGAACAGTAA
- the spoVAD gene encoding stage V sporulation protein AD, whose translation MGRMIGSSSISFDKPPFIIEGASIVGQKEGDGPLGKLFDVVEQDPMLGQETWEEAESLLQKEAIQKLLFKAGMSKEEIRYIFGGDLLGQLIATTFGILEFEVPFFGLYGACSTMGEALSLGAVMVEAGNADNVIAMASSHFASAERQFRFPLAYGNQRPYAATWTVTGCGAVIISTKKGFAKITGITTGKIVDFGVKDAQNMGACMAPAAADVIYQHFKDFNSTPADYDKIITGDLGLIGKSILFELLKEKGYDISAVHMDCGVEMFDASEQDTHAGGSGCGCSATVLAGYVFKQLKKGAFKKILFIPTGALMSPVSFNEGNSVPGIAHCVVIEKN comes from the coding sequence ATGGGACGAATGATTGGTAGTAGCAGTATTTCCTTTGATAAGCCACCGTTTATTATTGAAGGAGCTTCAATTGTAGGTCAAAAAGAAGGTGACGGACCTTTAGGAAAATTGTTTGATGTTGTGGAACAGGATCCTATGCTTGGACAGGAAACGTGGGAAGAGGCAGAAAGTTTGTTGCAAAAAGAGGCAATTCAGAAACTTCTATTTAAAGCAGGGATGAGCAAGGAAGAAATCAGGTATATTTTTGGTGGGGATTTACTTGGACAGTTAATTGCCACAACTTTTGGAATTTTGGAGTTCGAGGTTCCCTTTTTCGGATTGTACGGAGCCTGTTCAACAATGGGTGAAGCGTTAAGTCTTGGGGCTGTAATGGTTGAAGCAGGAAATGCAGACAATGTTATTGCAATGGCATCAAGTCATTTTGCCAGCGCAGAAAGACAGTTTAGATTTCCTTTGGCTTACGGAAATCAAAGACCTTATGCGGCAACCTGGACTGTAACCGGTTGTGGGGCAGTAATAATTAGCACAAAAAAAGGTTTTGCAAAAATAACAGGAATTACCACGGGAAAAATCGTTGATTTTGGAGTAAAGGATGCTCAAAATATGGGTGCCTGTATGGCACCGGCTGCGGCAGATGTTATTTATCAGCATTTTAAGGATTTTAACAGCACACCGGCAGATTATGACAAAATCATAACGGGTGACTTGGGATTAATAGGAAAAAGTATTTTATTTGAACTACTTAAGGAAAAAGGCTATGACATTTCGGCGGTTCATATGGATTGCGGCGTGGAAATGTTTGATGCCAGTGAACAGGACACTCACGCAGGTGGAAGTGGCTGTGGCTGTAGTGCCACAGTTCTTGCAGGCTATGTTTTTAAACAGCTAAAAAAAGGGGCATTTAAGAAGATTCTTTTTATTCCAACGGGAGCATTAATGTCCCCGGTAAGTTTTAATGAAGGAAATAGCGTGCCGGGAATAGCTCACTGCGTGGTGATTGAAAAGAATTAA